GCTCAGCGGACTAGAAATATCCCTTGTTGCTAAGTTGCATCTAAGATTTACTGGAGTAGTCAATAATGTTTCCATTGCATAAGGCATGTGCTATCTGACAAACTCATCATTTCAATTGCAAAATAcgtgaaaatgtaaatgaatattCTTCTCAAGGTGTTCATAGTTAGAAGTCTTTGGCCTTCGCGGAGGCTGCTGTTCATCGGccattaattcctgataatggacaccttgtCGGGCATCATCCCATACTTATGTGCCTCATATCTTAGTTTGAAAACTTCGGTTAACCTGCTACAAAATGACTTGTTGGCATTTTTTCCACATCTCTCCTGATGTGACAGCGTGATTCTTTGTGGTAGTCTGAACTGAAGTATACTGTAATTGAACTAGTGGTGAACTGCTTAGGAGGACAAAGGTCATCGTATTTCCCTTTCCTCTACGTCCATCACAGCGGCCTGGCCTTGGCAACGACACAGTGCTGATCTGGTCCATGTGTATCACATGATATTAATAACGTtttaaacaacagaaaaatcaaaaatcaaacagCTCGCACACTGTCTGAGTCTGAGTTGtttgatttttctgttgttagcATCGTTTTCGGCTCAGCACCTGCCCTTCTTCTGGTCTGGATGTgcgtgtgtttttctttctttctttattaaccatagactgtatataaagatagaCGAAGTGTCTCCACTTACTATACTTACTTATACaaaaattaagccaaaatatgctggatatggcagctgccatcttgtgctggtgacgTCACTTGGAGTCTGCACAGTAGTGATTGCTGCATTGTTGAGTTCCTGGCGGCAAACACCTGTCAAATAACTATCataccaaacttatcagaaaaacaaacacgtgAATATACATCAGTGTGATATGAACTACCTagaatgacagaaaccatctttgggaaaaattaaTTTGACGTGTAGATTGAGTATTTGGTTAGGCCCATATCtcatccactaacatggagggAGTAGGCTATATGACCttcactgcagccagccaccaggaggCGATCAAGATGTTTTAACTTCACTTTTGGGAAGTTGTTACATTGTCCATCTTTttccatacagtctgtggtttcaACAGAGACGAAATACAGCACTACATGTTAAATTAGTATAACAGGGAACAAATTTCACTAAACATTACATATGTTTTGCCAtttttatgaacatattttaaatagtAGCCAAAATAATGCACATTAAAAACTTTTCAAAACATTCTGTGTATTCCAAACCATTTTCAGGCCTAGAAATCAGTTTTtctaatttcataacttttctAGTAATTTCATGACCTTGGGAACCCTGTCATATCTAGAGTCCTGTTTTCTTAACAAGACTGTCTTTTTACAGAATGCAGTAAAACAAGATTGTTGCCGTTCACTCATAACAGAGATAATGAAACGTCAAAACGATAGTCTGCAGTGGTTTCTTAATCATATGCCACttttaaaagattttaaaattgTTCTAATTTCTGCTGACTTGAAAATGTGCAATGTGCACGTAACACTTCAGGAAAAAATTCACATGCATTTCCAGGTAGGTGTTTGAGATGACATGCTGATGACTTCCTTTTCCTCTCTGACCTCTGTGTGTATATAAGAATGAGCAGATACAGATGACATCAGTTCTCACACTTAAGACAAGAGAAGCTGGTTAAGGAAGACTGTGTGAGACAACGCTGCAGAAAGATGAAGTATGTGTTTGCCCTTGTTGCCCTGCTGCATTTATGCTACAGTTACAAGTTAAACAAAACCTTGAACGGGGAGATTACAGAAAGACTGGACACTCTCAACGGCCTCTACAAAAAGAAAGAAGTCAATATCACATCGGTGAGTATGATGCATTGATACTACCACATATGCAGCTTGTTGTGACTTTGCCCTTACTATATGTATCTCAATGACTGTTAATGTCATAAACTGGCACTTCAAATATCCCGTGCttaataaatcaattaaatgAATTTTCTGTCTTTATAGCCAGACATGGTGCGCATACCAGGATCTGAAATGACCTCACACGCGGTAAGTGTTGAATCTGCTTCTTGAATGTTTTAGACCAGTGGTTGCCAACTGTTGTCCTTAAGGGACTCCTTGTCTGTCACTGAGTAAACGGACGACCTCTGACTATGTGACATAATTCAAAGATATTTCATAATATATTTAATGCATAACAATATGAACACAGTAACTACAGGAAGTTTGTGTGAAATTAGCAGTTTGGGTAaattttgagcagattatttACTGTGAATTTTTTGCATTAGAGATgagtgttcctaatattttattttttatttccagcAATCACACACACTAAACAGGCTTccttttttgacaaattcagtgttttcttctccctgacCTTTGGCCATTATTCTATTAGCTCTTTGGTTGTCTTAACTGGGTACTTTTCTAATGCAAGACGAGGCTGtttagcagagagtgaaggctctATGAACAGAGTTTGTGTTCAGCTCTTCACCGTGCCCTTATCCAGTTATATCTTGAATTATAATCTAAACTTCTTCTACTTTACAAAAAAAGTGCTAAGATACAGGCCTGCACCTGCTgcatgttaaaaagaaaaacaccttcAAATCAGGAAGGCCTGTGAAGCTTCGGTGACCCCTAGTGGGGATTGggacccccaggttgggaaccaggaTTCTAGACCAAGCTTTGTTGCTCTTCTTGTCACGTTGAACTCAGTTCACCATGTTCCACTGCTTTGACTTCATGGCCCGGTCATTTTTAAATTGCAGTCCTCCTGTGTGAGCGTCTACGTCAGGGAGCTAAAACACCTTCTTGGCAACGTGACGGTGCATAAAGAGAACGAGCACATTCTCCAGGAACTTGAGGCAAACCTGCAGGCTCTGGACCCACATCAGGAGGTAAGTCAACCAAAAAATGTCTGTATGACTTATTGAAACATACTGAGCTCAGCAGTGGTGTGAGATGTAATACCGAAATGTCTCTGGTTCTCTTCCAGGCTAACCCCATATGCCAAATGGTGCAGAGAAGGAGTTTGCAACCTTTTAAAGCCTACGCATTTTTCCTCAGGAAACTAAACCTATCACAGAGAAGATGAAAACTCTGGCCTGTTGTTTGCTTCATGCAGGGCTGCTTCAGTTGTCACTGATAGGTTGATATGACTGGTGAATGTATTAGATATACTTTTTAATGCAGTTtctaaatcagatttttttttaaaatagcaTCTATGTATTTATCATCACTATTTATGTCTATTTATTTCacagcatatttatttatttatatgagaCTGTTTGACAGACATTTTCTATGATGTATTTAGCCTGTTGGATGGTGCAAAGTAATattcaaaatgtgaaaaaggTTATTTCAGTCCAGAAATTTTAATTTGCTATCGTTAAATAAATCAACTACTTTCATAATTTGTTCTCACTGAGTATTTGTAAATCCTTCACTGCTATGTTTTATGAGCCGCTATTTGGGTGTCAACAGAGAAAAGGCACAGCAAGTAAGATTTAATTCAGTCTGTGTAAATTCTTACATAATAGAGAGCGCTAAAGTGATTCGCTGTCTCTCTTATCTATTCTACCCACCTGGAGAGCAGTAAGACATGACCCATTTGTATGCCAgcgcacaaaaacacacatggacTCACTTCAACCTGCAGAGATATGCATGACTGATGAATATGCAGGGCCATGTACCCACATGTGCACGCACAAACATGTAGCCACAGCCGCAGTAGCAGCAGGGAGGGCTGAGGTTTTCTAATATTTTGGGTCCTAAAACAGCTCGTTTTGCTCTCAGCTGTCTTACTCATAGCTCTAGTGTGTTTTGCGGGTGGCTGGCTACCTGTCAGCCCACATCAGAATAAAAATACTCAGGAGTTTTGTCATGACTTGAATGGCTGCACAGGAGATGCTAAAGCTGTATCAGCAGAAGTCTCCATGAGCGCATGGTGTGATTGACAGACTGTGCGAAAATGCATCTGCAGTTGAGGTTTGCCTTATCTGCTCTCATCATCTTTGTCACATAAAACTGTCTGAAGCAAATGACTCAGTGACTCACTGTATTTGTTTGAGAAGGAAAGTTCAGATGAGTAGACAATCAGCATGTTTGATAAACCCTAACTCACAGtagatgcagcagcagcctccgTGTGGAGTGAGAGCCTGTGAACAGTGTGTGACACAAGTcaagaggagcagcagctgcacCCTTGAACACAGAAAAGTACCTCAGCTTGCTTGTCGGTCCCTGGTCTCACCTCTGACCTTTGAACTGTGGATCCTGTCTGGCTGCTGTGTCTTTGATGTCCTCAAAGCAGCACTCAGAAAAAGACCATGGAACAAGGGAAGAACATGAGGCCTTTTTacaaaagaatgaaaacaataaacacatgactaataagcagaaagagaaaaggacaCTGATATTTTACTCTTTACTCACAGGCTTTTAGGCCAATTTTAAATGATCTTGAAGGGAGGTGATAAGCAGAGTATTGATACTGAATATCACAATAACAATATTTCAATCAGGATAGACTTGTTTTTTTatagtaaaaaatatttatcaacatgtgcacataagaaagaaaaatgtggaaagtctttggcgattagacccaaTAGAGATTGTATGATTTGAGGAGGACCCACCCCCGgggtctagacactggtggtggtagaggtggtgaagatgagatgagaggacgATGGAGAAGTGCAGAtcatctggatgagtagaggaatgagcctttgttgagcttgtTCTGGACTCTGGATATGATAATTGGAGGTGAACGGGGTGGAAGAGGGAGCGACAATTGCTgcttaaaatgacagctgacaacaGCAGGGGAGAGAGCAGATTAAAAATTTTGCAGCAGAATCCTGATTGGCTGGATACagatcgtggcaaagtttgacTGGATAATTAGAGGAGTGAACGACCGTATTCAGCTGATTAGGGGAAGCAGTGGGAGTAGGagggagagaattgtgaatggatgagcacaaagaaagtcttcctgattgaacttatgcCGAGCTCCATTacttaaagtaaataaacagatattaaagtgtAATCAGTTCTGCCCATGAGACAACATCTGGGTCTGATAAATAAAGCCAACACGTGGCAAAAACCGCAGTTCTATGAatagccacttgaggctagctCCACAAAGAAAGCACAGAGAAAGTCCTCCTTAGGAGCAAAATTagctcctgggggaccccaaggtgttcccagaccagatgagataatCCCTCctgcgtgttctgggtctgccccaggccGACTACCATTGGGACATGCCTGCAACACCTTCAGCGGGAGGCGcctaggaggcatcctgatcagatgcccgaactacctcaactgacccctttcgacgagaaggagcagcggctctagtCCGAGCTTGCTCCAGATGTCTGAggtcctcaccctatctctaaggtaGAGCCCAACCACCCCagggaggaaactcattttggccggtTGAATCTGTGATCCCAttttttcagtcactacccagacctcatgaccataggtgagggttgggacatagacggaccagtaaatcgaaagctttgccccTTACCCACAATGGTCCGgcacagcgcctgcatcactacAGAAGCCACACCAACTGCCAATCCATGTCACGCTCCATCCTACCcacacttgtgaacaagaccccgagatacttgaccTCCcctgcttgaggcagtaactctcccccaacccaaAGAGGGGACAATCCACCAGCTTCCGGCAGAGAACcgtggcctcagatttggatgtgctgactctcatcccgacctCTTCACACTTGGCttcaaactgccccagtgcatgctggaggtcacagtgtgatgaagctaACAGAACTTCATCATCTGCCACAAGCAGAGaagcaattctgaggtccccaaaacCACACCCCTTTCTCCTCTTGGCTGCACCTCGAGATCCTGTCCGTGAATGTCACAAATAGGGTCAGTGAGaagggacaaccctggcggaggccaacacccatCAAGAACGAGTTTGACTTTACGCCGATgctatttcttttttacataatttatttttttgtgtgtcattttATAAATGTAGTGTTTAATGTCAGAGTAGTTTATTGGTGCATAATTTGAATTAAGGCTAACAGACAGAGTGAGATATGGTAAGGGAAATGGCACAGGAAAATTAGGCCTATTTTGGGTGACATGCactgtgtttttcttattttattatcacTCCTTCAGTGTCATGGCTTTGACCCATCTTTTAAATGTTGTATAGGGTGGATGCTTGTGAAGGAAAAGGGTAAAAgctgtttcttttcctcctgtCAGAACTACTTACATCACTGCAAGGTGACAGCTGGCATGTCACGATTGTTTCTGCATCCCATGATGCTCTGCATGCCAGATACCAGCTTGaactaaataaaacaactaCGGGcatgctgtcagacactgcTAGGATTCTTCTTCCAAGCAGTGCACGATTTATCGGTCAGACCAGACAGAAATAATGACTGTTGCTGAAGGTGACATTGGTCTTTGCATGGAAAACTCTGCCACAGGTGGATGAAGAATGAGAGTTTCTGATCTAATCTTCTTTCTGGGCATAAACCTGTCTTTCATAAACATCTCTATTTAATTCATTATAATCCTGCACAGGAgtaaaaaccttcacagggagAGTTTAATGTCCCTGCAGCTTGATTTCCCTCCACAGGCGCAATAGTTCACTTTCTCCATTAGGTGGCCTCAGCGACACACTGGCCACGCACGTTTTGCCCCGTCCTCACTCAATTTTATAACCTGCATCTCAATTTAATTAAGATGTTACTTAAGATTTAATCAGGTCAGCTGAAGAGAAAGCATCGCTGCTAACAGGTAAATTTAATGATGTTGTAAACCTCTAAAGTCTGCACAAGAGGCCACTGATAAAAAGTCAAGTGTTAAGCACTGTGTCGTGCAATGCATTAAAGGCAGTATAGCGTGATTGGTCGCCAAAGGGCCAGAGTCACATGCtctcattcactttctcttgAATGAGACAACGTCAGAGCGCCGGTGTGAGGCCGAGCCGCGGGAGCGCACAGTCTCCGGGCTTTGGCCGCAGACGCAAGCAGAGGCTGCAGCAGGACGCAGCCGGAGCGGCGATGGCTGAGTGACATCTgagtgtttgttgtgtgtgttatttatttattaactgtCAGCGAAGTGGAGCCCGTCGAGGATTTAATGGGACTGTGCTGTGCtctggtttgtgtttgtgagacTGTGTGCCCTTTTGGATTGACTTTAAGCTGTTAAGTTCCCATGAAAGTGACCggacgtttattttgaaatgtcaaCATCAAGCTACAGCTAGCACTGTGAGTAAGAGGTGAGTGTGATGATGATTAATATCAGAATAGAAATTTTGGGGCATGCACGTAGGAAGGTGTGACTCTTATTGGTCATGCCTTAATAATAACATTGCGCTCACGGGAAATCCCTTTTTATTCTGTCTATTTATTCTGTTTGTAATCGGATCATTTGCACAGTAATGCACAATGCAATCAGCTGTGGCATAGGGGAGATCGGGACTGGTTGTCAAACGTTTTTACTTTAATTTGGATCCCTTAATAAAAGTATCTTTAATGGATTCTCTTCCAATGTGCAATGGAAGCCGAAAGTGTTAGGTATAGAAATAGAGGGACGTTTCTCTCCTTACCTTATTCTGCTCAAAAGATATGGACTGTCAAAAACATCTTGTCTGTGACAACATTCCTGATGGTGGCATTAGTAGTCACACACTATGGAGCTGGTTATCCTTGTTATTTTAATAGAAGAGAAATAAAACTGGAGATAATCTTAAAAATGAATATGAATTTGATTGAGATATAACAAGCATATAAGCATACAAAGAACAATAAATGTGAcaacccaacacattctcactctgatcacggaccttccacgtccagatatgacatgaaaggtacccttttggatgttgatgttctgggacgctgtgtcaagttctgcctgttacatgtgttgtcttctttcaaaatacacttcccttTTCACAGGACATTTATTGTTTAcacactgtctctttcaaaataaatgcactatatCGGTACAACAACGcgaattgacttttttccctTTGTCAAGTAACACACATGGGTGGGTTTCAGAAAATGGAACAGattttggctttataatcttataggatgcgaacaccgctctcccgaGTGAAAGTGGATGTTTGCTGCATttactttcattcttgtcctgccGTGTTTTCCCCCGATGCCACCGAGCGCTGttaaactgtaacagcaacTGGCTGCGTATCGGATACCTTTTTTGTCAGTtctaagtcactgcccaagctccAGATtttgacttcggagtgagaccgggttggacAACCAACCTCGAAGAGAATGTGATAAGCATTCCCtactgttttatattttattttatgtatatattttagcAAACACCTAATCTAACAACAATTTTTCTATTCATTGTATTCATTACTAACAAGAATGAGAGCCAGTGGTAACTCAACAGATAAACAACTTAGtagctaacaaacaataataataagaatgGTATGTGCAATACAAACCCGGTCTCGCTCCGAAATCGTccaaatccagcacttgggcagtgtcTTGTGgcttcagacactgacgaaaaaagctgtcctttaatgttaGCATGATATGTGCCTGGTCGCTGTTATATTTTATCGGCGCTCTgtagcgtcagggggaaacacagcaggacaagaaccaaagttaaggtggcaaaagttcAAGTAGGGCGAGTGGCaatggtggtggatgggtccaacaaacaccaattttcacctgggaggccagtgttcgcatcctgtaagattataaagccaaactctcttccattttcctaaacctaaccacgtgctggagaaaaaaaaaacatcaatttgcagtgttgcacTGATGTGGTACATTAAttaatttgaaagagacagtatgtaaaccgtaaatttcctgtgaaaacggaagtgtattttgaaagaagacgatgcatgtaacaggcagaacttcacatcccagaatgtcaatatccaacgcacccagggtacctttcacatcgtatctggatgtggaaggtccatgaccaaacgtcaatatgtgacgaggtcggagtgagaatgtgttggcaatATAGCATGTGGTTTTGCCTTTTAATTGTCTCTTACTCCAGGGCTCTCTCCACACACGCAACTCCACCATTTCCCATTTccatttaatgaaaaaaaattgctACCTATAGGAAGACTCACCACTGTGACTAAGAAAAAAACTAAACTTATCTAACTAATCTAAACTGAAGTGCTCCCTTCATACTTCTTAATAGTAATAACTGTTATAATGTAAACCCACTGTGTAAAAGccagcagagaaacacagatgaGCTGGATGTTAACATTttgacatgaaaaacatttgGAAGTCATCTCACCTCAGTGTTAAGTGTCTCACTCAAAAAATATGCTGGTCGGGGACCTCTGAccaaaattctgaaaaattCAGAACCAACACTTTTTAACAGGGCCCTTCAGGAAGCAAAATATAATGAATGTGACAACCAACCCTGTTCTCCCCTACTCACGTTAAGAGCTTAAATAAACCTAAAACCAAAATAAAGTATTCTAACCAATGTTGCACTTTATGATATTATCTAAACTAATACAGATATATCAAATGCTGTataattaatttgtttaatcCACAGGGCTGCTGATGACCTCAGTAAGCAGACAGAGGATGCTTAACATCACAGCAGTTTGGGAACCATAAACTGGGCAGACAGAGTCATTCCACTGAGGAATTAAGGTACCACTACTTCTTCAGCTCTGCAGCTCAAATGATGTCAAATCTAATTTACAGAGTCAGGGGCCAAGTGTCCTGCCCAGACAGGGTTTGCCTCAAACATCTCATCCTTTGTCATTTGTCAGACGATACAATGGCAAAGATTGTTTGCAAGGCTGAAGCACAGGAGCCTCCTAGCCCTGTGGATATAATGTAGCACAACTCTTCAGCATGACTTAAATGAACTCCCCCCAACCCCAACACGTTCAGGGATGGATCCCATGAACCTTACAACTGTAATCGACAACGGGTTTTTGGACGAGGCTCCATCGAGCCGTGTCCTAACTGGCTGTTTCCTCTCGCTGCTCATCCTCACCACCTTGCTGGGAAACATGCTCGTTTGTGCTGCCGTCACCAAGTTTAGACATCTGCGCTCCAAAGTGACCAACTTTTTTGTGATCTCGCTGGCCGTGTCAGACCTCTTGGTTGCCATCCTGGTGATGCCGTGGAAAGCGGTGACAGAGATCGCCGGGTTCTGGCCGTTTGGCTCCTTCTGTGACACCTGGGTGGCTTTTGACATCATGTGCTCCACCGCGTCCATTTTGAACCTTTGTGTGATAAGCCTGGACCGCTACTGGGCCATCTCCAGCCCCTTTCGCTACGAGAGGAAGATGACACCCAGGGTTGCCTATGTGATGATCAGTGTGGCCTGGACACTGTCTGTGCTAATTTCCTTCATCCCGGTGCAGCTCAACTGGCACAAGGCCCAAACTAAATCCTACACCCCTCTGACTGGGTCCTCTAGCTCTTCAGGTTTCAATGCTACATCTTACCGCAGCCCAGAGAACTGTGACTCAAGCCTGAATAGGACCTACGCCATCTCCACCTCCCTTATAAGCTTTTACATCCCTGTGGCCATCATGGTGGCCACCTACACCCAAATATACCGCATTGCCCACAGACAAATCAGGAGGATTTCTGCCCTGGAGCGCGCAGCTGAAAGTGCCAAGAACAGACACGACAGCATGGGCGGAGGCTCCAGCATCGCAGATTCTGAGAGCTCTTTCAAAATGACGTTCAAGAGGGAAACCAAGGTGCTGAAGACACTGTCAGTAATCATGGGggtgtttgtgtgctgctggCTTCCGTTCTTTATCCTCAACTGCATGGTGCCGTTCTGCGAGCAGTCAAGCAGAGGGGAGGCTTTCCCTTGTATCAGCCCCACCACGTTTGACGTGTTCGTGTGGTTCGGCTGGGCTAACTCCTCCCTCAACCCCATCATCTATGCCTTCAATGCAGATTTCCGCAAGGCCTTCTCCATCCTGCTGGGCTGCCACAGACTGTATCCAGGAGGCCACAACATAGAGACAGTCAGTCTAAACAAGAAATGACTCATGACTCTCTCACAGCACTGACTCATCCTTAATGCTAAGAGTCCTAGTTCCTGTAGAGGCCGGTCTGATCGACTTCAAACGAGGATGCTGCTCTCTGTGCTGACTCGTAGTGTGACTGAAGGATACAGTGACCCTACATGTACCCGTGTTCGCATTAGGCGAGTGGCCTGTCCGTGtgcagactgtcagagtgagcTCGCTGTGCTCACCGCAATTGCTGCACCGTCTTCAAGTGGAAGATGCTCCTGAAAGAGGAGTGGGGATTTAGGGATTGAGATTAAGACTCTTCGCTATGGTGCCAGTAAGCTGGGAGCGCAGCGGTGCTGACACGCCCCTGGGATAGATAATCCCATGACTGGGCAGCACACACcctaatgctgtcagacaccgCTCTCTTCAATACcatcacacacacgtacacaaacacaaacattgtCAAAACATGCTCCTCCAAATTCAGTGTAAATGCAGCACCCAGCATGCACTTTATGACAAAGTACATGACAGCACACAGAAATACTGTTACTCATTACATTAACATCCTGTGCTCTGCGAGGAGTCCAGCGGTAAAGCGTCAAACCAAATCATGTTTAAGATGAGCATGTAGGTTAAGTACATCCACATGTGATTAAATATTAAAGCAAGAATGAACCCAGATTTGATTTTACATCTATTAATGTTGTGATTTTAGAAGAAAGTTCTGAGAAGTCGTCTCTTTTGGAGGTGAAAGTACACAGACGTGAAAAATGCAGCTTGTATCTCACGGCTGGTTCACAATTTATAGCTCATCCAAATGTCAGATCATTGTGACTTTAAACCAAATTTACTCAATAGACACCCCATAAAGTATTTGTTAGTCGCTTGAAAGTGTTTTATGGATGAGTCTCTCATATGTGTGTCCTGTATTTTTTGCAAACAACAGCTGATGACCTCTTTTAAGGAGAAGACACTGACCTAAACAAAGGTGGTGCTTGACCTGTGGTGTCTTTGACTATTGTGACCATGTAGGAGCTGAATGAACTGTCTGAATGTTATGTTTGGATTAATCAATTTTAATTAGCTCTTTAAAGAGAATTACTAAAGGATAATCTTGCTTTATAACAACATAGGTTTGGCTGTCAGTCCTATAGGTTATGATAACATTGCACTCACAAATTGCTGACATCTGGGAACACTGATATTCTCATGAGACAAGAGCAGACAGATGATCAAACTAGTTGAAAATCTGCCCACAGATCACTGAAG
This region of Epinephelus fuscoguttatus linkage group LG9, E.fuscoguttatus.final_Chr_v1 genomic DNA includes:
- the drd1a gene encoding D(1) dopamine receptor, whose amino-acid sequence is MDPMNLTTVIDNGFLDEAPSSRVLTGCFLSLLILTTLLGNMLVCAAVTKFRHLRSKVTNFFVISLAVSDLLVAILVMPWKAVTEIAGFWPFGSFCDTWVAFDIMCSTASILNLCVISLDRYWAISSPFRYERKMTPRVAYVMISVAWTLSVLISFIPVQLNWHKAQTKSYTPLTGSSSSSGFNATSYRSPENCDSSLNRTYAISTSLISFYIPVAIMVATYTQIYRIAHRQIRRISALERAAESAKNRHDSMGGGSSIADSESSFKMTFKRETKVLKTLSVIMGVFVCCWLPFFILNCMVPFCEQSSRGEAFPCISPTTFDVFVWFGWANSSLNPIIYAFNADFRKAFSILLGCHRLYPGGHNIETVSLNKK